GGATCTGCATGAGCTGGTAGCCCACACCGGACATGATGCTCTAGAACGGCAGTGGGTATGTCAAAAGCCGTGGCGCCCTGGTCCGTGTATGTGTTGCGGCCCAGTACGGGAGAAGCGCTGGAAAACTTCTTCTAAGTTTGTGAACACTCTTCTGTCAATATCTTGGTCAGAGAGAGCGGAAATAACTCCAAGAACTTCAATAAATCCCTCTGCTTTGCTAGCCACATGTTCAGGGTCCAAAATTCCAGCGTCAACATTCTCTGCCAGGTCTAAAATATCTGTTATCAACTCACTGGAGAGCTCATGCTATGGAcgcgattagtgatcaaaattcaaatgataaagtaatttgaaaattcaaatgcattaagaGAAAGGCTTTTTAagtttcagaatatgagtgtattatttgactctaaaataaaatgatgatcaatttatctaatttgaattttagttttcaacttcaaaaatgcacattctttgactaaattaaaatgaggaagaaaatgacatttgctttatcattttcaaaaaatgccccgctaaatctgtatcataattcaaatgaaaaagctcattttaaaatgaaaatacagtaacagaaacacgttttaattttcataatataggtgcattatttgacctaaatttaaaattaatattcagtcatccagtttgctttatacttttactctctatgtatgcatattgtatgacatcattcaaatgaaaaacgAAAAGGTCTTgggcttttcgttttcaaacttgccgtgctaaaaagtgatcataattcaaatcaactcgaaaacgaaatggcaaagtggacggcgcaggaaagtgacgtcagactacAGCTCTAAATAAATAGtggaataaatagatgtgtttttacatagaatgaatgaacattttgaataattatttatgtatttcataaattatttatttatatattaccaattttaaataattaatgacacatttaaagaagtatttaattatttaataacacatgcatttaattaattacataattatatatttatttatatatttgttgatttatttccaatattaaataattgatgacacatttaatgatttaattaattatatattgatatatttaattttggcacttttagtcctccataCCCTCGTCCCAACGATATTAAAACTTAggaatgtgtttttctccttttcttacAGAAGAGATGCTATGCCTACATCTGGTAGATAACGACCTGTTCAGTCTCGGACATCATGGAATACCGTGTGACGACAGAGGGCTTCAGGTGTGGCCGTTCATTAGCGATCAACTTCCGCGCGGTCAAAACTTAATGCGCTACATTGTTTACAGTCCGACAAGAAACTTGTGATACGATAATGGAGACGGACTTCCACAGATGATGTCAAAGAGTGGATTGTTTGCTGCGCTTTGTCTACAGATATGATTTTATGGAGATTAATGACgctaaatcattttcattgtcttttttatataGAATCTGTAAATCAAGATCATGTTATTGATCATTATCATTAGGTGTTGACcggaagcagaggaggaggggtgtgGTCATACatacaattatttattcaatCCATTTTTGCTCTGTttaccaaagtgctttacagcccACACAGAAATACTGTTTGCAAATAAATGACAAATGATCATTTTTGAAAATAGAGttaaaagagtaaaaaatataaaacataagaACATAAAAACGTAAAAAGGGCAAGGACACGTGTTTTGTATTAATGTAATGTGAGCGACAGAGAACAGAATATTTGAATCaaagctttttctttctgttatgACTTTAGTATTTAGTCTACAATCGTTTGTGACAAAACAAATAGAGAAAGAAATGTGATATAAAAGGTAAAGTAAAGTTGCCTTTTTTGCAACAAACTTCGTTTTCAAAGTAGAAATGTACACACAATACACAGTTAAGTAATGATagtagttgaaaaaataaatacaaaacaatataaTAGTCaatataataaacaataaaaaacaaatgtaaaaaaataaatcatgtaaaACAATAGTAGAGAACAAGGGGGCAGCATAAAAAATATTAAGATTTAATTTTATTACATTGAGAACATAGTGTAAATGAAAACTTAAATTTGGAGCACTAATTTAgatgttttcttacatttttttttgtttttggctgaTGTTCTTCTGAGTGTCTTCACAGTCGAGTGATAAGTCTAAGTATATAAGTAGCCTACCTATTACAATGACATTTTCAGTGTGTACCTGCTTTCCCTTTTCTAATTTCTTTAAATCACAGGGGCATTCTCAAGCAATAATGGCGCAGACTATACTGCTCAGCTAATTGGGGAATTGAATCCCATTATCTGTTGCACTGCAGATATTCTGAGAAGGAATCCCTCTATATAAATTGCATTGTAAAACATAAAGCATTGAGTATTTATAACCTGACCACATGCCTTTAAAGGTAACCAAGAGAGTTGGCTTTGATTTCAGTAAGCCCATACAAACATAAACGTACTACTGGTGCAGCAACAgagtcattttatttatttgtacgAGTACTTCCAGGATATCTGCTGTCATTTCTGGGTGGGTGTTTCAAGCAAATGTGTGACTGGACTTGTGAAAGCAACAACAGAGATGTGAGTACATTTCGCAGTGGTTTCACAGATAATTATAAGCTTTTCATGTAAACATAGTACACATAATCACAACAATGTCTTCATCTCATATTTAAGaaatattatattaatataAGAAACCCTTTACAATAGCTTGAAATAATGTAAAAGAACAGttaacctaatgagcatgtctttggactgtgggaggaagccggagtacccaaAGAGAACCCAGAcatgcatggggagaacatgcagactccacacagagagactcctgtatgatggggattcaaaccaggaaccccCTTAAAGCCCTGAATAACtgttatccttcataaaatgcaaaatgagCTTTTAAGACCTATTCGTTTTTTCAACCAGGCTGTAagcatgttaatctctgctgtaaaaacagtttttgtttttttaatgggtgtgtatgtgacttcctgtgcttctgcagccagcctcaagtggacacttgaggaactgcagaatGTTGCACTtgcgcattggcttcattttatgAGACCGGAGGATGTCCCTTGGCTTAAACAGTTTTAATATTTGATAAAATGaacatatttttgtttgtttaatttttgcATTCAATGCTAATGGGGTTGTCTGTCATCTATTAGGTCCTCTCTGTAAAGCAAGGAGGCTTGACTTAAAACCATTTTGGATTAATTTCACTTCTAGTAAAAGGTGGGTcgcggagctgttttcagtgggtcgcgtGCATGTGCCTTGAAAAAACCTCAAACGGTCTGTCAAGTGCTTTTTTGTTCAGTTTATTACCTCCGTCAGATGTTTTGCACAATCTGAGGTACACAATATTCAGTGAAATCAAAGTTGGGATTCTGTTTTCTGCACACCAAGTGTACacaatggatgtagatacatgTGCACATAAAAGCCTGAATAACAAAGTGGAGAGGAGGTCTAATGTGTTGATATGTTGTGACCTATGGTAAGGTCTTCATTCAATAAACAGCAGCATGACTGAGATCAATCTGCGGTTTATAGCAGTTGAACACAGGTGAAAGTGTAGGTATAGCCTATGATATGTGTCACATAGCACCCTGCGTTTTTCTCACAAGGTTTTACTTGTTTACAACCAAAGAAGGCGCGGCTTTATCCCTACTTTATATGCGCGCACCGAGTTCACCCAAGTTAaataagtacacacacacacacacacacacacacacacacacacacacacacacacacacacacacacacggcctaCTTTTCCCAAATCTATCGCTCATTTGCggagtaaagagagagagagatagcgaaagaaagagagagagagagagagagagagggagagggagagaaaagagtgaGATTCGGCTCCCTCGCAGGCTGCTGCTGCGGTGCCAATGCGCACTTTTGGGATAGGTTTCCCCCAAAACTGACCGTGCGCTCGAAACGAACATGAGATTGAGCGACGAGCGCGTCATGCGTGTCTTCCTCGTCTTTTGCTCGGTGCgatcagtgtttctgtgttcctCAATCCCCTGGGATACTGTGCCGCCCTCGATGTCTCTGCTATCGGCGTTTCGCTCACACTGAATGGCTGCCTGGAGCGAGGAAAAGCGGGGAGAAAGAGCGCTGCCTCTCCTCCTTTGAACCAGCGCTGTCTGCAGCAACTTCCCAGCGAGGGGGTGAGTGTCCGTCTGCCGCTGTGTGAGGCGTCCTGCCCGGCCGGGGTCGTCTGAGGACCCACCGGGGATAgagcaggaggatgaggagtgGGGAGAGGAGTCTGTGCTGGTGTCCTGGATTTGGGTTGATGTTGAGCCCTAACACAGTCCATCACACAGTTTAGGTTTAAGAAAAGTCTGCGATGTATTCGGCCTAGTCCTAAACTTTCTTTCACCACAGACATAACCGTATTATGAACTTGTAATAAGATGTTCGTAGTTAAATGGTTAATTTCTTGCAGTTACTCTCTGAAATATGCGAAAATGCGGTGGCAGTCAGGTTTTTTTGGCACGGCAGCTCTTGAGCGCCGGTTGTAAAGAATTGTGCCTTGTTGtgctccccccccccgctccgTGCCGCACTGGTTCCGTCTGGCTCGCCCTCAGCTGCTGCGTGTCCTGGGATGACCTGTTGATGTCGGTAGAATGGAGAATGGCAGGGGGAGCGATTTCCCCCATcaccaaaatatttaaataagcAACATTTGAAGCTTGACAACCGGCGTCGCAGCACAACTACCTCGTCTGCACAGGCAGTAAGTGTCTCGTTTGTCTCTTTTGAGTGTGGGTTATCGCGGAAATGCGTGACATTGTGCAGCTGGGCTGAGTGTGCATGAGGTGGATGGTGCGCCGGGGCCAAcccaaaaatatttaacagcGCTGTTAGCTTAGCCATTAGCCACCTCTATGGGCCTGCTGCggagatggggagagagagggcatcAAACATTTCAGCTATGACAGTCAGCGGGGAGAGACGAGGAAGTTGCCACGGATCTGTCTACTGTAGATGACTAAGACTGATTTGCGTTCCTGTAATTTGATGGCACGTAAACAGGAACACAGCGTCGCCCTCACCCGGGTATCACCGGGGGCTTGCTGCCATCCTGTGtcgccccccccctcctcccctctcctctcctcccccccgcCGAGTCCCGTCTCCGGTGCCAGCAGACACTGGAGCTCTCCCGGCGGGTAGCCTGGCACACAGCGTGTCCAGAGCCCCTTATCTGCTCCCCGTTACCCGGCATCCTTTTCTCGTTTCACCAGCACTGAACAGAGTCAGACTGTGGTCGGGACACTCATCATGTATTCCTCAGTAATGTGGAGTTATGAAGTTTTGAAGCTTTTGATGCCACTGTTCTTTGATATTCCGATTATTCCTGTTCTATAAGGACAAGCCAAGAACCAGGCCTGTGTGTAGGTTGTGTCTGACTTGATAGGAGTAGCACTGCCATGCAGGCATGAGCACATTAAAACCAGGAAATGCCTATAGAGGGAATGCATTGTGTGCCAGCTGCACCAATGACTCCACAGTAATCATGCTCTTAGCAAAGCAAATTGCTGCTTTTAATAGGGCAACTGGACAAACTTGAAAGTAGGTATGCATTTGGAAATGTGTTGACAGCTGTCCCATCGTAACACAAGATGAGCTTCTATGAATGCTAACAAAACATTCACCAGGCTGACTATGAAAAGTCTTTGGTCTTAAGCATGTTGTGAGTATGTTTGACCTACTTTCCTCACAGGATAGTTGGTTTGAGATCCGAGCCACAGGGTGAGTTCGGGTGAATTTGATTCTTTCACATCGCTGCGCTCTATATATTTAATGGAATAAGGACCTGAGATGATCCCTCTCATCTCTGCAGGCCTCAATGCCCCTCCTTGGTGcataaagacacacatgcaaaatcacacacacacacacacacacacacacacacacacacacacaagagtcacattctctctcactgtcaGGACAAACTGTGCAAACACTCCCTGCTCTCAgctctgtgcctgtgtgtctttatgtgcaCGCATGTGTGCTTACTGCGGCTCGCCAAACTGTAAACAAGCAGTATTGTCTAATGCCTGTGTGTGACTCAGTGTGCCTTTTGTGGgtttgtttgagtttgtgtgtgtgcgcatctGTGTTTTAgtatgagggagagagagcttgagtgagacagagacaaagagagcatTTCTCTTTACCCTGGAGCTTGGCGAGGTCCCAAGTGAAAGGCTTTGGATATGATGGGGCGGCTCACTCCTGCCCTCATCAGTCAGGCACACCAAAGTTGGTTGTGTAGCCTCTCACAGGGTGGGCTTCAACCAGTTTTGCTCTCGTGGTGTCAGAGATTCTCGTTAATCTGGAgtatatatttatgtgtgctTTGCATGGATTTGTGCGACACTTCAAAGGGGGGAAGCAGCTGTGTGAAAAGTAGCTTTGGCATGTAGACTTTTGTACAGTGCAGGCTTATAAATGTGCTCATCATGTGTGAAAAGAGTCCAGACCACAGACTGATATATAAGAATGGACAGCGTGTCCCCGCCTCCTCCTGTCGAGCAGGATGAAGCCAGAATAACCCCCGAGATGGAAGCAGACATATTCCGATTATTTTCAACCAGGGTCTGCATGGtgggtacagtccacagcagaacagattcttgtgtcggtttgaagcagacactcaccgTCATGGAAGGAGCCGCACTCTAACTCCTCCCCCAAAAATATGACTACAACACAATACAGCGCAAAAACACctgtcaaaatgaaaataagaaacaagGAAAAATGTGTCTAACATAGAGGAGTTTATACGACGCCAgtcagacgggggggggggggctctaaATCTTCTGGCTTCACTCCCATGCATCTGTTTCTtccgtccatctttatatacagtctattgCCCGCACCGCTGTTCTGCTTTCTGGTCGATGAAAATGCCACATGTGCTTATCTCTGGGTAGTTTTATAGTTCACTGTTGTAGTGGAGGTTTTATGGTTGTTATGGGTACAGAGGGCATTTAATGCTTATACATGTCAAGTCTCAGTACTCAAAAAGTCGATTCCTCCCCCTTTCATTCTGGGAAACAAGGTAATGTATACAAACCCTGAATCATAAAATAAACTATATGGTGTATAAAGTAACTGAGAACAAGTTGCTGCCTGCATGCACCGTGTTCGAATCTCAGCGGAGGGAGCTttgattcactttaatattgACATAATATAGGAATCTTAGAGCGGATGCAGGGCAATGGGGGTCTGTTTGCCTCTTACTGTTGAGAGCAGTGCGTGGAAACATgttatgcagtgtttgtttaggccacacacactcacttgcACATAGAATAACAGAATGTGACCCAGTTATCCAAGGACGGCGGGATTTTATAGCTCAtagaagacagaaaataaaaaggctttTACTGAGCCTGCTCCTGGCAATAACAACTTCTGAGAGGCTGGGAGTGACGTATAGGATTAATGCAATGTAGATTATCCACTGGAAGCCTCAACAAAACTTTGTTTCAAATATCAACGTCCTGCGAGCCTGCCAAGAGCCCTCAGTGGGACTGTGTGAAGAAATGTTTGTGGCCTTTGTCGGCTGGATATGCAAATGgtgaaaaatctgtttttttgttgtccagGACTACTTTCCTCTCGGACAGAGGCATTACATTACAAATAATATGGGCTGGAGCTGATAAAAACATAGACTTTAAtcgtttgtttttgtacttCCTTTGAACGAGTTTGCCCGGTGAAGActgtcggccatttttattgtTAAGCTAAACATTCCCCGCCTGTTTTGTTTACGTCTGTTTTCCTCCAACTTCCTGTCTTGGAATGTTAGCCTGTTACATTACACCCCCGCCCCACATTGCCTGCTGACCCCCACTACACAAAGACAATAGCAGCAGATAAAACACTGTAAATACGAGGGCTTTAAATGGGTCTGCCCTGACCGCTGCCCTGCTCAAACATCCAGAGATGAAgcatcaaacacacagagtgtagAGCTGCATCGATCAACCCCGGACTGGATAAAATGAAAACTGACAACTATTTAGGTTTAATTAATACATTTCTGAAACAGCGACGTCAAACATTTCCATTGTCAGGCTTCTTAAATGTTAGAATATGCACCTTTATTTGACAGTAAATGAAGATTCTTTGGGTTGTTAGGTAAGCAGCAGTGGTGGGGCACCAGATAGCCGGGCGGTTATAACTACAGAGGCTGTAATCCATCAAGCAGGCGACCGGGTTCGACTCAAAACCCTCTGCACTTTGCTGCATGCCCACGCCCACTCTCTCACCCCAGTTTCCCACTCTTACTGTCATTAAAACTTAACAATGCTtcaccttaaaggctttatatgcgatttttcacacttaaatataatctaaatcaagtatatcctctgaaaataactctgtgagtcatgactgtctacaatgggtgtaacacccgagtcccactgtctgtgatgttttcagaattttccgagtcctatcttcagtttgtttacatcgccgggacggccggctgactcctcccctcttgtattaaagttgtttaattgagggactagagaaaagaagaataacatactgtactcactgcttaactgtgtttctagatcacgctcatttcaggtaaatttacatgcagtgtgaagatacgagcataataaagatcgctagcattagcatgctaacacaacaatacaccgCAAGTTGTTGCATGCCTTTAAAGTGCACATACATACAGGCGTCCACAGCTGAACAAAATATAGTTAGTTGCGGTTGAAGCTTGAATTTCACTCCAGTCCTCGTGCTCATTAAAATCTCAGAGGACATCAGAAGAGTTATTTActcttaagtgttttttttctgtttaacttTCTTGGTTATAATTTCTAAATGTCTAACTTGACACGATGGAGCTTTGGCTGCAACGCTGTGTGAGATTACAACAAGTTTAACTAATACTGTGTGGGGATTGGTAAACTCAAACGACAGTCCGATCCCTGTTTAAGAAAGGATGAAACTAAACCTGCTGACCTTGGATTTAAACATCAACCACACCTCTGTTTAAAAACCTAGTGTCATACAAAGACGCTGGACGGGATAAAACTTTGTCTCTGAATacagttgatttatttttttctcacttgGCTTCTCTTCTCTCCCATGCAGACCCTTTGGCGGTGTGCGTTGGCGCACCATGGCCCAGACCCTCCAGATGGCGATCCCAAACTTCGGCAACAATGTCTTAGAGTGTCTGAATGAGCAGCGGCTGCAGGGCCTCTACTGTGATGTCTCCGTGGTGGTCAAAGGCCACGCCTTCAAGGTAAGGAGGAGACGGCAGAGTATCAGggtgttttcattttgaactATTTGAAAGTTCAGTGTAAACATTTAGTCCTGTGGTTTAGTGGTGGATTAAAGAAATGGCGCTGCGTGGACGATGCATcaccttttcattttcttactGAACTATCAGATTGTTTCGACGTTCTTCTTCAGATGTTGTTTGACACTTTAGTGGATGCTTTGGTTTCTTACATGAAATGACAGCTGCACCTCCTTAAATGATTATATATTCATATCCCACCTCTCTTTTCTGAAGTTATCGGATAAAGGATGCATCTTTGAGAAAACACGCTCAGAGTCGTAGTTGCAGGTCATATCAGATTTGCAAAATTGAAGGCCATGAAATGTCTTAAAAAGTCCTGGTAACACTTTGAATGAAGCTCACAATATTCTCCATTAACAAGTTgtttattagcatgctaacttgTAGCATAATGGCTGCGTATTTGTGGATTTGCGCTTACATGACGATTCCCTGCATTTGTGTCAGCATATTAAAAATGCATCTCAAACTgggaacagaaggagaagaagattAGGAGATGAACGTTCAAAGATATTTAGCTAGACTAGTGGTTAGGTCGTGCCCCATGTACCGAGGCTTTAGTCGTCAGGGTTCTAGtctgacctgcggctccttcCCACACGTccgtccccactctctctctctctctctctctctctctctctctctctctctctctctctcgtgatttcctgctctgtccactgtcctatctagtgagggcaaaaacaaatcttaagaAAGCCTAAACATTtctcgattaaaaaaaaaaagggaataataATTGGGCGACTTGGAAGATTTgaaaaagtgcttttaaaactTGATAAAATGGGACTCAATGGAGTCCCACATCAAATCCAAAAAGCACCAACGCTGAATGGTacaaacttttctttgtttgggtCTTTGAAAAGTCGTAAAAAGTCGACAGGATTATTTTCTTTCCAAAGACATTGGGAGAGCTCCAAATCAGTGTTTGATGTCACCATTCTTACATTTAACACtcatctctgctctgtgctcgTCTGCTTTATGTCGCAGGCCCATCGAGCCGTGCTGGCTGCGAGCAGTTCTTATTTCCGGGACCTTTTCAGCAGCAATAACGGAGGAGGAGGCGGCTGCAATGAAACCAGCCCGACTGTAGTGGAGCTCCCGTCAGCTGTGCAGCCTCAGAGCTTCCAGCAGATTTTATCCTTCTGCTACACGGGCCGTCTCAGCATGACAGTGGGGGATCAGTTTCTCCTCATGTACACTGCGGGCTTCCTGCAGATCCAACAGATCATGGAAAAGGGCACAGAGTTCTTCCTGAAAGTAAGGATTATCTGAGGGGGGGGGTGTCTGCTGCAagaaatacatgtttttgttgtgtgctTTGAATCACTGGCCAGAGTTTGCAGAAGTAACATTATAGTGTGAGTAGGGTTCTACATATGGAGGGTTATGTTAGGGTTGATAAAGTCTCTGTACTTTCAGAGTTTCTGTAATCTTCACGGGTATAAGAACTTGGTGGAAATTCACACAACTTTGGACCTGAGGAACCTTTAAAGCCTTTGAAAATAAACTCCTGGGACTCAAAGTTTTTGAGGCTTTTGGTGGGGACATTGCATTAATCATCGGGAAAGCTGTACAGAAATTCATTAATGACTGTTGCAAAATCTGAGAGAAATCTGTTCAATGGTTGctgaaatgtcaaactgtagGATTCTTCAGCCCAGCCAATAGCCTGGTGAACACGCTCACTTATGTATGCTAACACCAAGTTTCTGTTCATCTCTAGGTCTCCTCCCCCAGCTGTGACTCTCAGGGCCTCCACGCTGAAGAGGCCCCTCCTTCTGAGCCCCAGAGTCCAGTAACACAGACCGGTAACGGTGCGGCCCGACCCACGTCCTGCGTGACGCCGCTCTCTCTGGTGTCCCGAGTGAAGACAGAGCACCCAGCTAGCCATCCAGAAGCCGCCACTCCTTACTCGGTGGTCTGCACTCCTGTCGCCAAGCGTCTGTGGGAGGGAGGCAGCAGCCGGGACGGAGGAGGAATGGGTTcgggcggaggaggaggaggaggggccaggAAGGCCGCTCGTTATTCCCAGGAGGCAGTGCGCGGCAGTGCAATCCAGAGTCCTGGAGCCCTCGGACTGGCCATGGGTATGGGTGCCACGGCAACCAGCCTGGCTGGGATGGTGGCCGGCGGTGGGCTCAGCAGCAGTGCCGGCACGAACGGGAGCTCTGCGGCCGGTCTCGGCATGTCAGAGGGCGCCAGCCCCGGCACCCTGAGCACCTACGCCAGTGACTCACCCATCAGCTACCacgatgatgaagaggaggaagaagggacGGAAGACTGCGCCGAAGAGCAGTACAGGCAAATCTGCAACATGTACACGATGTACAGCATGCTCAACATGGGAGCCACAGGTGATAAACGTGAGATGGAGTGATTATGTTCATTTGATCTGAAAACATGATGATGTGTTCTAACGTTTAGGCCCACTATCTATTGTATCTGTGTGAAAAAGTGATGTGGCTTTTTATCCTAATGTCggtgtgtgctgtgtttctcCAGCGGCTGGGGAGCGCGTTGAAGCTCTGCCcgaccacacagagacacgggGACGGATGAGAGGCAGAGATCTAACATGTCTCCCTGCAGAACTTATCGCTCAGATAGGAAACCGCTGTCATCCCAAACTGTACGAGGAAGGAGACCCTGCTGAGAAACTAGAGCTAGTCTCAGGTACGTAATTCATGTGGGCTCAAGAGAAGCTAACAATAACAATAGATTTGAGTTTTAGATGATAACATGCACAGAACGGTTTGTCAGTGTCGGCATCGGGATTAGCTCTTAAAGTTACACAACATTATTCAATGTAGAAAGGTTAAGGACTTTAAGCAGGACAGAGCCAGTGACATATATTTGGAAGAAGCCGTCCTCGGATGACTTGACTTGGCATCGGCATGCTGCATTCTTGCACATGTgactcagtgtgtttgtgtaagggAAGTCCTGTGACAATGTCTGTGTTACCTCACAGGCTGAATTAGAGGTGCATACCATTTAGTTAAGTGTATGCATGTGAGTAAGAGAAGGAgtgagacatttaaaaaaaaaaaaaggaaagggttCGTCGGAATtcagagtgaaataaaaaaataaatgcataatgCTTACAATAATTCAGGAAATTGCACCGCCTGTTAATGTTATTCTTCACTTTCTTAGTTTTTAAGTTACGTAATCCATAACCTCCCGACAAAAAGCTCATCAGCTGCGATAACAG
This Labrus bergylta chromosome 16, fLabBer1.1, whole genome shotgun sequence DNA region includes the following protein-coding sequences:
- the nacc1a gene encoding nucleus accumbens associated 1, BEN and BTB (POZ) domain containing a isoform X1; protein product: MAQTLQMAIPNFGNNVLECLNEQRLQGLYCDVSVVVKGHAFKAHRAVLAASSSYFRDLFSSNNGGGGGCNETSPTVVELPSAVQPQSFQQILSFCYTGRLSMTVGDQFLLMYTAGFLQIQQIMEKGTEFFLKVSSPSCDSQGLHAEEAPPSEPQSPVTQTGNGAARPTSCVTPLSLVSRVKTEHPASHPEAATPYSVVCTPVAKRLWEGGSSRDGGGMGSGGGGGGGARKAARYSQEAVRGSAIQSPGALGLAMGMGATATSLAGMVAGGGLSSSAGTNGSSAAGLGMSEGASPGTLSTYASDSPISYHDDEEEEEGTEDCAEEQYRQICNMYTMYSMLNMGATGDKPAGERVEALPDHTETRGRMRGRDLTCLPAELIAQIGNRCHPKLYEEGDPAEKLELVSGTSVYISRAQLMNCHVSAGTRHKVLLRRLLAAFFDRNTLANSCGTGIRSSTNDPSRKPLDNRVLHAVKFYCQNFATSFKESEMNAIAADMCTNARRVVRKSWIPKLKLLMAESDAYTAFLPDVVKMEDDALGTDQSFDPASLEAAGGVGMESGGSSGESLPGVGGDGGPLF
- the nacc1a gene encoding nucleus accumbens associated 1, BEN and BTB (POZ) domain containing a isoform X2; its protein translation is MAQTLQMAIPNFGNNVLECLNEQRLQGLYCDVSVVVKGHAFKAHRAVLAASSSYFRDLFSSNNGGGGGCNETSPTVVELPSAVQPQSFQQILSFCYTGRLSMTVGDQFLLMYTAGFLQIQQIMEKGTEFFLKVSSPSCDSQGLHAEEAPPSEPQSPVTQTGNGAARPTSCVTPLSLVSRVKTEHPASHPEAATPYSVVCTPVAKRLWEGGSSRDGGGMGSGGGGGGGARKAARYSQEAVRGSAIQSPGALGLAMGMGATATSLAGMVAGGGLSSSAGTNGSSAAGLGMSEGASPGTLSTYASDSPISYHDDEEEEEGTEDCAEEQYRQICNMYTMYSMLNMGATAAGERVEALPDHTETRGRMRGRDLTCLPAELIAQIGNRCHPKLYEEGDPAEKLELVSGTSVYISRAQLMNCHVSAGTRHKVLLRRLLAAFFDRNTLANSCGTGIRSSTNDPSRKPLDNRVLHAVKFYCQNFATSFKESEMNAIAADMCTNARRVVRKSWIPKLKLLMAESDAYTAFLPDVVKMEDDALGTDQSFDPASLEAAGGVGMESGGSSGESLPGVGGDGGPLF